GCAACAAGGTGTTGCGGCCCAGGACGTCAGTCTGAATATCAATCGTATTCACGACGCGGCGCTTGAAACCGCCGAGGGTTCCAGTCAGGTAGCACGTTCCAGCAAGGAGCTGTCGACCCTGGCCGATGTGCTGACTGAACGGGTGAGTTTCTTCAAGGTTTAAGTCCGGTTTTGCGCAGACACGAGTGCAGTCCTACAGCCGCTGCTGAGGATTGTGCTCGCATTTGTCGCCTTGATCTTGACCTGAATACTGGAGTCGATCGACAGTTTCTGGTCTAGTAGCCCGCTTAACTGCCGTTTACGCACCAATTCAGTTCAAGCAAACAGGTACCTTCAATGTCTGCCCTGCGCTTCAAACACATCGTTGCATCCCTCAGCCTCCTCGCCTCGGTTTCCCTGTCCGGCCTGGCTTTTGCCCATGCCCATCTGGAAAGCCAATTCCCCGCCGCAAACAGCACCGTCACTGTAGCCAAGGAACTGCGCCTGCATTTTTCCGAAGGAGTGGAAGAGAAATTCACCAAAGTCAGCATCACATCCACTGCCGCCAGCGGCAAAACCATGGTTGAAGCGGTTCCCGAAATTGCCACCGACCCTGCCGACAACAAAATCCTGATCGTTAAGCCGGCTGCACAGTTGACCGCTGGTGAATACAAAATCGAATGGCACGCGGTCTCCGTCGATACCCATAAAAGCGAAGGCACTTACAGCTTTACGGTAAGCCCTTAACTTCATGGCGACCGCGCTGATCCTGTGCCGATTTGTGCATTTTTCGGTGGTGCTGGCGTTGTTCGGTCTCTACCTGTCGCGAGACGTGATTTTCCGTTCCAGTCTAGCTGCGGCGCACCTCACAGTGCTCGACCGCCAGTTACGCTGCGCCATGCAATGGCTTGCGACGTTGGGGCTGATCAGCGCCGTGGTGTGGTTGTCGCTCACCGCTGCGAGCATGGCCGGCAGTTGGCGGGACGCGGTTGATTCGCAGACCTTGCTGCTGATTTTGAGCAATACGTTTTTCGGCAAGGTCTGGGTTTGGCATCTGGCGCTTGGCGTACTGATGACGGTGCTGCTGGCGCGCTCGACTTGTTTTCCCGGCCTGAGGCTGATCGTCAGCGCACTGCTGCTGGCAACTCTGGCCCCGGTTGGCCATGGCGCCATGTTCAGCGGTACGTTCGGCCAGTTGCTGATCCTCAATCAGATGCTGCACCTGGGCGCCGTTGCGGCCTGGCTTGGCGCACTGTGTTTATTGCTGGCCCTGGTTGTACGACCCGGAGCGCTGGATATGCGCGCATTGCTGCTCAGGTTCAGCGGCATCGGCTATGGGTTGGTGGCGCTGATTATCGTCACTGGACTGATCAACGTTCGGGTCTTGAGTGGCGCACCATGGCCAATCCCGGCGTTTTCCGGGTTCGGTCTGATCCTGGCCATCAAAGTCGGCCTGGTGCTGTGCATGCTGTTGCTGGCAGCTCTGAACAGGATGATGCTGCGCGGCGGTGAAGTTCGTCTGGGCAGGCTGCGTATCAGCATTGCGCTGGAGTGTGCATTCGGCTTCGCCGCCGTTGCTGCCGTATCGTTGCTCGGGACGTTACCGCCGATGCTGGCTGCTTGAGTTTCTCGAGTTTGAGCGCAAGACTCGGAGTTCTCGTGGACTCGCAGCGCCCTACTCTAAGGTCAACCGAGTTCAGTAACAGGTAACCGAGCCATGAACAGCCCCCTTGCGATGACCAATCCCCTTGCCGAAGACGATCCGCGCTGGATTGCCGTGCAGGCTCGGGATGCCTCGGCGGATGAGCAGTTTGTCTATGCGGTGCGCACCACCGGCGTGTACTGCCGGCCCAGCAGCCTTTCGCGCTTGCCACGGCGGGAAAACGTCGTGTTTTTCGACAGCGCGGCCGATGCCGAAGCCGCCGGATATCGCCCGAGCAAACGCGCTGCGGCGGATCAAACCCTGGTTGCAGCGCAGCATGCGGTGCTGGTCGCCAATGCTTGCCGC
This genomic window from Pseudomonas sp. G.S.17 contains:
- the copC gene encoding copper homeostasis periplasmic binding protein CopC produces the protein MSALRFKHIVASLSLLASVSLSGLAFAHAHLESQFPAANSTVTVAKELRLHFSEGVEEKFTKVSITSTAASGKTMVEAVPEIATDPADNKILIVKPAAQLTAGEYKIEWHAVSVDTHKSEGTYSFTVSP
- the copD gene encoding copper homeostasis membrane protein CopD, with product MATALILCRFVHFSVVLALFGLYLSRDVIFRSSLAAAHLTVLDRQLRCAMQWLATLGLISAVVWLSLTAASMAGSWRDAVDSQTLLLILSNTFFGKVWVWHLALGVLMTVLLARSTCFPGLRLIVSALLLATLAPVGHGAMFSGTFGQLLILNQMLHLGAVAAWLGALCLLLALVVRPGALDMRALLLRFSGIGYGLVALIIVTGLINVRVLSGAPWPIPAFSGFGLILAIKVGLVLCMLLLAALNRMMLRGGEVRLGRLRISIALECAFGFAAVAAVSLLGTLPPMLAA